The Papio anubis isolate 15944 unplaced genomic scaffold, Panubis1.0 scaffold2754, whole genome shotgun sequence genome has a window encoding:
- the LOC116272951 gene encoding LOW QUALITY PROTEIN: pregnancy-specific beta-1-glycoprotein 2-like (The sequence of the model RefSeq protein was modified relative to this genomic sequence to represent the inferred CDS: inserted 1 base in 1 codon) yields MGPLSAPPYTLHITWKELLLTASLLIFWNPPTTXHVTIEAQPTKVSEGKDVLLLVHNLPQNLTGYSWYKGQIMDLQHYITAYTIDTEMIIFGPAYSGRETVYSNASLLIQNVTKNDTGSYTIQITKRGDETKGVTGHFTLYRE; encoded by the exons ATGGGGCCCCTCTCAGCGCCTCCCTACACACTGCACATCACCTGGAAGGAGCTTCTACTCACAG CATCACTTTTAATCTTCTGGAACCCGCCCACCA CCCATGTCACGATTGAAGCTCAGCCAACCAAAGTTTCCGAGGGGAAGGATGTTCTTCTACTTGTCCACAATTTGCCCCAGAATCTTACTGGCTACAGCTGGTACAAAGGGCAAATAATGGACCTCCAGCATTACATTACAGCATATACAATAGACACTGAAATGATTATATTTGGGCCTGCATACAGTGGACGAGAAACAGTATATTCCAATGCATCCCTGCTGATCCAGAATGTCACCAAGAATGACACAGGATCCTACACCATTCAAATCACAAAGCGAGGTGATGAGACTAAAGGAGTAACTGGACATTTCACCTTATACCGTGAGTGA